In the genome of Primulina tabacum isolate GXHZ01 chromosome 13, ASM2559414v2, whole genome shotgun sequence, the window TAAATTATTTgggatttaaattttttacagTCGATCCTGcagcaaaaataaaaaaattaataaacaaaaatcagtcatatGAAAcaataaaggaaaaaaaaaaagaaaaaataaaaaagagagaaatcCAAAAAGAGGAGCCGGATGCTTGTTTTGGTAATGCTTTTCCTTTTGGCTGCATTCTTTTCTTTTATATATACCTGAAAAAAAAGTAATTAGAAAAGAAaagaatataataaatttttgataCGTTGTCCATCTATTATGTCTACTCATCGCCGAGATGACACCTATTGACACATATCGAAATTTTACATATAAAATATGAGTGTCATCTCAATGATGGACATACAGATGAGTTGATAGCGTATTAAACTATATACATAATAAATTTGATTCTTTAtcactttaatttttttattattattaatcccTTTTTATTACAAGGATTAGTAAGTGACATCTGGTAGCTCTCAatctaaattaaataatttaatgaaTTGGAAGAGTGGTATGATTATGGGATCACTTTAATGATTTAAAGTTGTCTTTATCtttgtttaataaaaaaaattagtctcATTTCATATACTTTTTTGTGCCATCTTACAATCTCGACAAGCAATCATTTTCGCTCTTTAGTTAGAAAGACGAATACTTTTCTTTAGGTTTTGgggattttttaaaaatgtagaagttttatttataaaagagaaaaaaacaTCAACGGTTTTCATTAATTGTATTTGTGTTCTCTGCGATTATTTTCACAttataatattacttttatatATCTTTTTCATGTTCTGATGTTGAGGCTCTAATCTTAccataaatttaataattaatttttctgtcaatagtttttaattttggtctaattatttatcaatttagGGACGTTGATGAATTGTCCACAAActtgcatttttttttcaattttaattatttttcagagtTTTTATGTGACAGTTCACACATCAACAATTTCTCAACTCAATTCAGCAATTTTCGGTGACACATAGTCATTTCCATTGTCATATCCATATTGTGATGAAAAAAGTGACAGATTGAAACAAGATGTCAAATTCGTGGACTAAGACTGTAAATTTATCGacatgatatgaaataagaaacaTGCAAGTTACaggattaaaaatataatttttccatGAACTTTATTCAAGACTTGGGGCAGAGCTGGAGTTAGAGGTGAGAAATCTGTGCCGAACCGAATTAATCGAACCAGATTTAACCAAATTGTTTTGAGCTTAACAAACCAAATTTCTTGTTAAACCCAAATTAATCAAAacaaattaaaatcaattattttagTTGGTAATCGAGTTAATCGATTTTTttatagaaaataaaaatacaaaattaataattaaaaaatgatatttttatcataataaAACACATAATgcttaaaaaactaaaaataacaAACTTACAtacaatattaaatataaaaagcattaaacaaatattttaaattatatgtaaagcctaataaaaaaaattcagttaacctatttttttttaaatccgaAACCAAACCAATTTAAccgatattttctaaaattaaaACCGAATTTTTGGaccaaccaaactgaattttgaattaatttggTTTAACCGATCTAATGTTCATCCCTACCTGGAGGGATATTTCCTCTTTTTGTTActtattttgtatatttatatattttccatgcattataaatatgaaaaaatataattttaaattcccTAACTTTGTTGTTGTTGTGCTTTTAGTTTAATTTGGACAGCTATGTGAAAATTTTAGATTCCCAGCTGTTGAAGAACGTCAAGTCCTCATCAAAAGGGATTTGGTTTTAAAATTTGGATTAATCCTGGAAAAAGAATCTTTTTGCCCAATCACCAACACAAGTGCCAAAAATATCTTGCATTACAAAATGCTCAGACAAttttattaattcaaatttaataCTAAAAAGTatgcataaatcataataaatcaaatttttataaactcatgaatatatttagtaatttaataatacataatatataaagcGTGTTTCGTGAAAGTAAGATATTATAAAACTTTagttataaaataattatatgacATATATCTTAGAAGCACATTGACCGGTTGCTTAAATTAAAGAGAGTCGgctttctttctttcttattTTAACAAGGATGTCAATTCGGATGAGTTGGGTGAGTTAGGTCGGGTTGAGTATtaatattattcaaaattaCTCAACTCGAACCCAACCCGAACTCGATTCAACCCGAAAACTCTCAACCCGAACCCAAACACGAATCAATCGGGTTAATTGTATCAACCCGATTGGTCTGACcgaaataaataaacaatataatatttttttcagacatacaatatataaaaatgtaggcaatatttattaatgatattttttttaaaaaaattttaatttttcggATCAATCCGAAAACCTCAAATCCAAATCTAATTTTCGTGTCAGCTATCGGGTTCAACCCGATCTGAATCGAACCCGAAAACCTCAAATCCAAATCTAATTTTTTTCGGGTTGAACCATAACGGGTACATGAGtcgtgtctgattttgacaTCCTATATtttagtatataatataataacgataataatagttatttaataaTGCTAATCACAATTCATAATTACGTGTATTAGAGCTTTTTTCTCTCCATTCTCAGCACTTCAAAGCAACTGAAAAGTAAACATAGAGGCTAAAAATAAATTGTTATAAAGCCAAGAGTCATTTTGTAGATGCGTGATGAATTTTCTCGATGGACAAAGATGATTTTGGATGCTACACACGACACAACCCGTTTATACTTTTCTGAGTGCTTCGAAGATCTCAGGCTAGAAAATGAAGGCGACCAAAATAAAGACAGTGGGATCCTTGTTCACAAATAAAATTACTCCTTTTTTGCTTCTTTTTTTGAACCATTAATTCAGGCACAAAAAGACATGACAAAGGGAGAATCATTCTGACTTTCTGCTTATTTCATGTAAATGATCTTTTTTGAGAAGTCGACAAAATCATAGTCGATTGATCGATCCTGGCTTGTTTGCGCCTTCTTCTAACAGTCGTGCTCTCTCTACTCTATCACCCCATGAATTTAGATTCCAAACCCTTTGGAGTTTTTTTTTCGTATTAAAATCACTACTTCTCCGGGACGATTGGTCTGACCGAAAGTGGAATTAATGGAGAATTCGCACAAATTTAAACGAATTGATTATGAAATATTTTGAAGTTGAGAATTAGTAATGTTAGTTAGCATAGTAATGACTTGGTCAAATCTTTTACTATATTTAATTGCGGAATATGTAGCGTTAAGCatggtaaaatattttaaatttactacGCAGGCAACTGGGAAGTAACAACTTACAACTGGTGCTAGTTGACCCCATGATAAAAAGCATTCACAGCCAAGCATCACGTGCATATTAATTAGCCCCGAGTTTTAATAATCACAGTAGGACTTCAGTTTCCGCCTTCTTGTCTAACTACATTTTTTGAAACTAAAAAAACATTAAAGAAaccattaaattaattatataatgttAACGGGGTTATTCACAAATATTTGCCTCAGCTAGGCCTAATCTGGAAATCAAAACTTAAGGTCATTCAGTATCCATCCAGGGTTCCTATACCATCATCTTGGGATGAGAATACTCAAGGGTCACTCCAAGTACCATCGTCATCACTACCAACGGCCTGAGCGGgcaaaaaaaatatgtaaagtAAATTTAGACAAAAGCTAAGTTGTGTTTATTTCACATTTCTGAATAGTCTTTCTTTGATTAGTGTGTGTGAGTTACCTGGCGAACTGCATTTGCCTTTTTCAGAATAGCAGTGACTTCGACATTTGTGTGCCCAACCGATTGCGCAAATGGTTTTGTTGTCGTAGTTGGTCTCAGACTGAATGCCTGAAGTCATTAAAGAAAGGGTTAGGGTCCTAAGGAGCAAACAAAATACCATGATTTTGAACTTCGAGTAATTCCTGTCTGAATTGTACATAGAATCGACCTCTACAACAAGCACTAGACTATGACTGGTGGGTGTATAGAAGTTCATGTCACCAACAATAACAAACacaatacaaaaaaaataaacactGGAGAACGATGATGGCGTCCTGTTTTTAAGAATATTCCCAGAAGCAGAAAATAACAAATCTGTAATGTCTGGGACGACTGCTTCCCATTTGATCGAAATTTTGAGTACTTTCTGGGTGAACTAGTGAGGCCAGTCAATAAGGAAAACTCATGTGTATATACCAGGTTCTAAAACCCAGGTGCAAGTCAAAAGCTTGAACATAGCGCCAGTTTCTGGGAACTCACTCTTGTTCTTATTTGGTGCAGGAAGTCCTCCTTTTTATCTACACCGCCTGTCTGCCGATTGTCTTTTTGTTTTGCATCAGGGTCATGCAATCCTGATTGCTGTTACATATGTCACAATCATAAGATTCTTTTcaacataaaatattaaatgaaatgGCAAGAAAATTGGAGAATCAAAATAGTTGACCTTGCTATTCTGTACGTCTGAGTTCTCAAAAGTATGATTTTGATTCAAAGGGGCAGGCTTAGGTTGCTGAGAAACAGTAGATCCTGAAAGCTTAAGGTCAAATGCATATTTAGAGGCTTTTGGCAATGCCTCAGAATTGTTATCCATGGCTTTCTGATTGGGCTTCATACCCCGCCATTGCTCAGAAGGTAGAGGTGGAGTAGCAGGAGTTACCATAAATTGTGACACTAAAGGGTGCTGTGAATTGGTGTTTTTTGCAAGTTCCTCCATGAATGAGCAAATTTGGGTGTCTGAGCTATGAAGATCAAATGAATGCTGAGATCTAGAATTTTGCACACCATTTTCAACGAAAGGACACTGTAGTTTGCAATTTTCAAGGTTATCTCCATGGTTTTTCCTCCCGGCTGCAGTAACTGTTGAAACAGACTCTGTCAAAGAGATTTGATGAAaagaatcataaaaatcatggtCCTTGCTACAGGGAGATCCGCCAGACTCCCACCTATCAGAATTTGATTCAGACCGTTGACTAATGCGATCAGTTTCTAAAGATGGCGATGATCTATAGAATGTGTCATCGTCTGAGTCTGAAACATCATTTCGCAGAGTGCCAGACACCTCAGGGACCAACTGAAATGAAGGAAAGACACATCTGCTGCTTTCATTATTACAGTATCTATCAGGGAATTTTAGTTTCAGCTTGGAAGTCTCAAATCCATCAATTGGTTGGAATGATATTTTCATGTGCTCGAGTGGAGGAGACGCTGAAGGAGAAAGTACTGGAGGTTTGCTTCCAATCAGGTCTTTAGATGGTCCTGAAAATGTTTGATGTGCAACTTTCTGAttatttttctgctcaaaggcTCCGGTAGTTGGATAGCTGGCAGGGCTTTCATTCTGATCGTGCAATAGTTTCCCCTTAGCCCCCAATGTAAACAATCTATTGctaagttcaaaaatacgggAAGAACTTGTGCTATTATCTTGCTGACTTCTGGAAGCTTGGTATTCTAAATTTCCAGGTAGAAGACTTCTAGAGGCTGCTGTACTGGTTACAATGGAACTGTTGATAGTTTGATAAATTGAATTCCCGGTATTTCCATGTCTGGTTGATGAATCAGCGGGTGAAATTTCACAAGATATCTTCCTAGTTTTTTCATCGTTCTTGGACAAGGGATCTTGTGGAAGAGCATTCTCCAAACTGTAATCCGGTGGTTTTGATGGCTTGAGGCCTAGTAAGCTACCATTCGTCCAGAACATGACAGAACTAACATTAGAAGTTTCTGGTGCAGGCGTCTGAGACTCAGGACTGCTCCTTGCTCTATCGATAATTGGCAGACTAGATATATCATCTCTACAGCCAGACAATACTGTATTTGAAACACATCCCTCAATTGCACCATAATCAATGTCAACTTTCTCCGGAGGATCGACTTTCTGCAGACCTCCTCTATTCAACTGACTCCCTTGTTTCCTTGCCATCTGTCAATTCAGTTTTCACAATTCCTCCATTAATAGAACTGAAAGCTGTAGACGGGGATTGTGGAGATCCCAAAATGGGATCTTGTTCAAAACTTACAGTGATTGTAGGACTGTCAGCCAAAACATTAGATTCGGACTTCAAAGATTGGTATTCCAAATTACTACTTATGAGATCATCCACTCTATCATCTGCTACTTTGTCATCTTCAGAGTAACAACCTTCTATCTTTTTTGTGCAATTTGTATCAGTTTCACACTCTGACTCGATGGTATTAAGTGCATCCATAAATTGATCGGCTTCACTGTCAATGTCTTCAACAAGGATGTCACCAGACTCCAATGTTGGCAGAGCTTCATCACAAGGCATGTCATCATTTTTGCCAATTATTTCCATACTAAGTTCATCAACACCCCAAGTTTCGAAGTTCAATTTTGAGGAACGAGACACTGTATTTCTATCAGGATCAAACTCCTGTGTTGTGCCACTGATATCATACTCCCATGCTGTAGACTCGACTGCATCTGTTTTTTCATCCCAAGTAACATAAGATGAATTACTATAGTTAGGCTGATTTCGTGATGGACTGATCTGAATACCATCATATATATCTGTAGCTTTTTGCTCAAGAGAATGCCTCTTTGCTGGAGAAGACATGGATTGGATTGAGTAACTCGAACAGAATTCACTTTCGATGTAACCACACCCATTTCTCAAGTCTAAATTTGATTGTTCACCGATATCTGATCTTAGTACATCCTCGCTTGAACATGTCAATTGAGAAGTAGAATTCCCACCAGCATTCAGTTGGGTGAACTGGGTTCTGCAAATGTATAAATTGCAAATTTATTCATAATCCACAACAAAGTAGTTTTCATTTTAAACAAATCCAAAGTCAGCATTTCTGCCAGTTTACTTCTCTTTTCCATTTCCACATCCACAGAAGAGCATAAATAGCAATTACCTTCCACCGTGGTAGAAAAATGATGCACCTCTTGATACTTCTCTGATCCTGGGATTTGACCTCCTTTTCTGCTTAAGTTTCTGTACGTCTCAGCATATTTTGACAGACGAACAACATTACCAGAATGGGACAAAAGAACAATGTATAGCATTCATCACACTTTCATTAGGACGAATAATATAGGCTTTTATCGTCTTCCGTATTCCTCTGTTGACCTCACGCATTtatattttcatatatttattGGAATTATTTTGCTGAGATTAGGAGGATTTCAATTGTTTAAATTTATAGTCTAGTTTATAATCATGATTTCTTATTACATATAGGTAAAAGTTATTAAATCGAGTCAAAACGGCGGAAAATGAGATGAATTTGGATGTGTTGGGCATATCTGCGTGGCGCTGCAAGGAAAGAAGGGAATTAAATAAATGAGAAGTAATGAGCCAAGTCATTCTCGGATTGGAATGGAAAATATGAAAGAAACAAGAATAAGTAAAGTGAGAGAACCACGGCTTGGTGTCTAGTGGAGAATTCAAGAAGAATAAAGCACAGCTCCTTGCTTTCCTTTGGCTTGGATATAGGCAGTgtaatgcataaaaattaagAGAAAGAACAAGCACGAAATACAGTTCATTTGTGGTGCTGAAGGACCATTGCATATTGTGAATTTTTGAAGAATGTGAAGGATGACTATGACAAGAAGGAAATAAAGGAGCATAGCCAAGCAAATCTCCATAAAATCACCATATTTTTAGAAATAATTCGACTAGAATTCTGCATATTTTTCTAACGTGACTTGGGACGAGCCCGAAAGGAAAAAAAACTTGTCAGATTTTAGtgttatcattaaattaaattgtTGTCGCTTGTATGAGATTATTCAATTGATAAGGGTTAATAAGTGTGCATGTTTCTATTTAACTGAGGTTTCGCTCGAATGTAAGAATCCGATTTGAAGAGACAGATTTGGTTTGGGAAGGGATTTGAATGGTGGATCTGAAATAATATCCATATTACgtggatttcaaatccatcatAATCATCATTACATTTCCATAAGTCGAAGGAGGGTGGATTTAAAATTCATACAACAAAAATCCATCCAAGCAACCAAATGCATTTGAAATCTGTAATTTCAATTCCCTATGTCAAAACCCAACCTAATAGTAAGACGAGATTATGAATATTTGATTATAAATTGATATTATTGCATCGAAGATTGATACAATAAATTCCAATAGTGAAGTCGACCGAATCCAATGTTAGTTTTCATTGATTattaatttgaatattttttattttgcatgATAATTAGTTACTTGTTAGAATTCAATTTTCACTTttcttattaataattaaattaaaaaaacccATATCACTACTCATGCTATTACATATTTACTAGTTTCATTTGAGTTAGGTTAATTTAGGTGAGACATGACTAATCGCTCCAACCTGACCACCTTCCACACCAAAGAACTAATAAGTGAGCCCATAAATCTCTTTCCGTCATTCATTTTCGAGCCCAAGACATTCGAAACTGATCACAGTGGATTCAGTTATAGGCAATAGCTGATATGTCGATATGTCAACATTAAAAAAAGCCATATGTTGAGCAATTATCTAAAGCATTCAAGCTAGACAACACATTTAATACCtttacctttcgacttagtttgttttttgaaatgttctcagtgcttgCTTCACCAGATGCCACTGATGCTTTCTTAAACAAAGTTGGATCTGAATACCTTTTCAAGCATGATCCAGGGCCACATGGGTCAAACCTAGGAGAACAGCAACAGACTTATTCGCATGGCAGAAGAGATCAGGAACCAAATTTTAACAGTCGATCATACCTATCAAGCAGGTGCAAATGAGGACAGCCACGGGAGCCTTCATAAGAGTCCATGATAAACTGAGGCACATCACTgcatgaaaaatgattttcttcACATTGGATATGAGCATGCCAATTAGAACCTGCAATAAGAATTTGATGAGAAGAACCATAAGAGATGGTGTGGCAGTGCCGCAGAAGGAGTAAATATTCATGATGTTCACATGATAAAATAGGGTAAAAAGGAAGTTTTGCTGAGAGTATAATGCAATACGGGAGGTAAAAGAGTGTAGCAGCAACAATCACTTCCTGAAAACTAGGAAAGTGGCAAATCAGCACAGACAATTACAAATTTAGGATATTAACAATACCAGCTGTATAAGCAAAGTGCAAGTGGCTCCTTTGAGCCAGAACAGCCTTCTCAAGTGGAGCAAGTGCAgattcaatgtgttgaacacgAGCCATCAACTTGTGGTTTCTAGAAGATGTTCTCATCACATCATCCTGCAATCCATGAAAAAGATCTGCTGCAAACCTACCACATGCAGAAATGTTATTTCAGCTTAAATTGTGGGAGTTTTGAGGTCTCGAGGACGATGATTTCAGCAATCAGTATAATACCAAACATTATTTTTCAGTCAGAAAAAGGGTACAGAATGTAACGCCCTGTTCAACATCAAAATATGAGCACAATGTGAATGGGAAATTCAAGGTGTACGATTGATTGTTCTAACAATTACAACTTATCATTTTACACAGCGAGAACCTATGTAAAGTAGTTGCACACTCTCGCTTTTGAGATATCTTACCCTTGTGTCTAGGGCATGACAGAATGACATCAAAGAGGACTTCTGGGGTATTATTACACACAGAGTCTGACTAAACGTATAACAAGAGAGATCTATAAACTCAAGTGCAATAATGATGTCCTGGTGATTGTAATATCATGTCCCACATTGAAATATTGGGACTAGAAGTCCAAACAAATCAAGCCAATTGCAAGTTTTTCCACCCACTCAAATATTATACAGTTCATATATTCACCAAATTTTAGTCGAGCTTGAAAATACTTGAACATACTATTCAGAAAATTGGAGCcataattattttgtttaataggtgttataatattatataaactaACTAAAAGTTACATGAGCTCACTAGCTTGAGCatgaatttgagatttactTGATAGGCTCGGCTCAGTGAATAAGTTCAAACCAAGTAAATCGagctcaaatttgaattctagGTCAAGCTGAACTTCAACCCCGAAAAATTTGTATCTCGAGCTCGAACCAACTAAAACAATTTGAGCTCGAGCTCGATAATCAAAAAATGTCTAATATTTGGCTCGATTCGGTTCATATGCAGACCTAGTTGGGACAATACTAATGGATTATAAAAGGTCTACAATAGACACTTGTAGCAACTTTGTAGGTCTTTTTTGTTGGCCAGATAGGGGTGAACATTTCAGATATCAAATTCGTTTGcgatattttattttctaatcTGATTTAGTCAGATAGTACAAGGGTCTTCATGAGTTTCATATAATTAGTTATAAAATTCTTAatagttaaaaataaattaacagtAAGtgaaagtgtaatatcaatttCCGACAATATTTAtccaaacataaaatatttgttATAAAAATCTAAAACGAAGAGTATCACATCATAACATACATTAAAATCTGATATCTTTACCTATTTTGGTAAATACAAAATACCCAAAAGAATTTAATACATTATTAGATAGATATCGGATCAAAAGGAGATTTTCAAATTGGATATATGTGCTTGTTCGAATTTCGGAATTAAGGATTTTTTTTTGCACACCCTCAAGGGAAGACAAAGAGTTGCTTTCAGGACATATTTCGTAATATCTAATTTTCACGGCCCCACCGCATGGGCTCGGGGCATCAAGAGAAGCGGTGTGTGTGGAAAGGGGGGAAGGAAGTCGAAGCAAATCTATAAATCACGAGGTAAGTATACAAACAACCAAACATTCCAGAAACATGATGCATCAGTGAGTTTGGATCTTCTCCTGTCTCCTGATACTAAAAGCTCAAACAAACCATGAACCGTAAACTTATGTCTTTTTACTCAACTTCACTTCTCCAATCACCCGAAAATCATCGACATACAAATCACTCCTTAAAAGCCCCTCCAAATGGAATTAAAGGAATATTTATTTTGCAGAAAATATATGTCCAATTTACCTTCTACAAATTAAGCAATCCTTGTTCATGTCCGAGATGAATTTAAAATGACTGTTCTGCAACATCACACCTCTAACTCGCTGCCAACCTCCCTGGATAGGTGCATTATGCACGGGCTTTAATGTCTTGACAATCTTTAACCTCATAGCTCAATTAGTTAGATTTGTACTTAAATTTCTCACACTAGGAATTTTCGATCATTTAAATGAAAGCGTTTTAGCAAAATATTACGCATAACATAACCCATCACAACACCAAAAATTTTGGATTCGATCACATATTAAATCGATTTCCCAGAAACAACATAACTTAAAAACGACCAAAATTCAAACTCTAAATCGAACAACTCTCACTACAATAGGAAAAATGCGCAAGCCAGCATCCACAACGTAAGAACACCCATTTCCAAATAAAACCAATTAAAGAACCAAACTAACAATGTTAAgcaaataaaacttaaaacaccaataataatcataataataataataatagaagAAGAACCTCAACCAACAGACAGTTGAACAACGAAACAGCTAAAGAAAATCAGTGAAAAACTCACTCAGCTAGATCGCCGAGCTGACGTAAGACGCCGACGAGGCCAGAAACGGCGATTCCTTCCAAAATCTCCTTGGGATCTTCCTTGTTAACCTGTCTGTACAGCTCCGGCGCTCCGAGTGCGTACTCACTCCTCACCTCCAATCTCACCAACGGCATCGTTTTACCAACGATCACAGTAAACGAGGAATTCCGAGAGACTCGATACTTCACTCTCGTATACGCCAGGACAGAACGGACACAAATGCGAAATGAATGCACCGAAATAAATGAAGGAATGATGCGTTTGCGTGAGAGAGAGAGTGTGTATTAGGTAGGGAATAGCAGCAGTTTAACTGCGGAGAGAGTGACGTAACGGATccatttttgtgtgtgtgtgtcacgGCATAAAATATAACTTACGCGTGCGTTAAATCAGAAGACGTTGCCCACGCCGCAAGCCCCATTCCGCCTCAAATTTGAACCGTCAGGAGCCAAGCAGAAGTTTGGGGTGAATTCAGATTATTGGACTCTTTGCTTTTTAAAATTGATGTTTTCCAAAGTAAATTATGTTACTAGATATGTATGACTAACCTcctaaaataattatatttatagtTTAATATACGAAtaatcttttcaaaataatatatatgtgcAGACAGTTGTAGTTTTTAACATGTCATCGTGCTTTTTGACAAATTCTAATAGTGCGCCTATCATTGTGTTAAAAGCATGTCAATGTTCTTTTTACTTATTATTTCACCGGACATAGCATAGTATTTGCTGGCTGCAATTAGGATCCTATATAAGTTGGATAAATTAATATACAAAGCATGTGAGTGTTCtactttttttttgttgaatttacactgttcttttttttttatctctcTTACTTATTATAATTTAAACA includes:
- the LOC142522222 gene encoding LOW QUALITY PROTEIN: protein SCAR3-like (The sequence of the model RefSeq protein was modified relative to this genomic sequence to represent the inferred CDS: deleted 1 base in 1 codon) yields the protein MPLVRLEVRSEYALGAPELYRQVNKEDPKEILEGIAVSGLVGVLRQLGDLAEFAADLFHGLQDDVMRTSSRNHKLMARVQHIESALAPLEKAVLAQRSHLHFAYTAGSNWHAHIQCEENHFSCSDVPQFIMDSYEGSRGCPHLHLLDRFDPCGPGSCLKRYSDPTLFKKASVASGEASTENISKNKLSRKVKKLKQKRRSNPRIREVSRGASFFYHGGRTQFTQLNAGGNSTSQLTCSSEDVLRSDIGEQSNLDLRNGCGYIESEFCSSYSIQSMSSPAKRHSLEQKATDIYDGIQISPSRNQPNYSNSSYVTWDEKTDAVESTAWEYDISGTTQEFDPDRNTVSRSSKLNFETWGVDELSMEIIGKNDDMPCDEALPTLESGDILVEDIDSEADQFMDALNTIESECETDTNCTKKIEGCYSEDDKVADDRVDDLISSNLEYQSLKSESNVLADSPTITVSFEQDPILGSPQSPSTAFSSINGGIVKTELTDGKETRESVERGGLQKVDPPEKVDIDYGAIEGCVSNTVLSGCRDDISSLPIIDRARSSPESQTPAPETSNVSSVMFWTNGSLLGLKPSKPPDYSLENALPQDPLSKNDEKTRKISCEISPADSSTRHGNTGNSIYQTINSSIVTSTAASRSLLPGNLEYQASRSQQDNSTSSSRIFELSNRLFTLGAKGKLLHDQNESPASYPTTGAFEQKNNQKVAHQTFSGPSKDLIGSKPPVLSPSASPPLEHMKISFQPIDGFETSKLKLKFPDRYCNNESSRCVFPSFQLVPEVSGTLRNDVSDSDDDTFYRSSPSLETDRISQRSESNSDRWESGGSPCSKDHDFYDSFHQISLTESVSTVTAAGRKNHGDNLENCKLQCPFVENGVQNSRSQHSFDLHSSDTQICSFMEELAKNTNSQHPLVSQFMVTPATPPLPSEQWRGMKPNQKAMDNNSEALPKASKYAFDLKLSGSTVSQQPKPAPLNQNHTFENSDVQNSKQSGLHDPDAKQKDNRQTGGVDKKEDFLHQIRTRAFSLRPTTTTKPFAQSVGHTNVEVTAILKKANAVRQAVGSDDDGTWSDP